ttatttgcccttccTTATATGGATTTTCCTTATATTCTTTGATAGTTTGATATAATTGAATATATAATGTAGCTAACCCCAATCCTTCTgttctttgaattttttttaatctttatacaATGCCCTCTGATCGTTGCCTTGTATGCACACCATATTGTTAAATTTGATGACTCTAAGGAACTATtctctataaaaaaatatttttagactTTTCTCAAAAGTTCTTGATTTTCTTTATTATATAGAATTGACTCATCTAATTTCCAGGTTGTCCTGGAATGATTAATCTTCTCTTCTTTTAGTTTCATTATAATACTATTGTGATCGGACCATATCATTGTTTTAATCTGTCTCTGTTCTACTTTTTCTATTATTCTTGAGTCTCCTAAAAAAAATCGATCCTTGAATAAGAATTGTGGGGCCATGAGTAAAAGGAATATTCTTTAGTTGTGGGGTTTCTTATTCTCCAAATATCatataagttatttttttttaataatattggaAAAGGTTTTAGTGTTCCTAAGTTTAgttttatctatatttatattgtttttcctATGTATGTCCATTACTATGTCTAGAACACAATTGAAATCTCCCCCAAATAATATAAAGCCCATGGCAATTTTATCTACACGATCTAGAACTTGAGAGAATAGTTTCATCGGATCAGTATTGGGAAGATATACGTTTACTAATGTGTAAAGGTCACCATTAATTGtacaaactaaaattaaataCCTTCCTTCTATGTCACTATCCTGGTGTTGTATTTCTActtgtatatattttgaaaacataattGCCACCCCtgctcttttttcttcttttttagagGAAGTAATTACTAATGGAAAAAATCTTTCACACcaactatttttttctttaagggtccaatgtgtctcctgtatcAGGGCCACTTGAATTTTCTCAGATACTAAATAATCGTTAAATGCCCATTTTTTTTGAGGCGTGTTTAGACCCTGGATATTAATTGAAATTAATTTCAACATTTAATGACTAATAATCCATCCTCTCATACTTCCTCAGCGATTATCCCTAATCACAATGACATCCACCACTGTACCTAGTTCATTCATACTACTCATACACTCTTCCATTCTGGCATCTTCTACTAAGATCTCTATATTTCAGGGATCTATACTTTCATCAGCTTAAGATGCCTTCTTCTAGGCAATCTCTAAGTCCTATTAAGAACTCATGGGCGGAGTAATTTGGGCATTGTGGAGGTGGAGATATATTCTGTAAATTTATATCTATCGTTTACTTTATATTTCTAATTCTTTTTGTACTTTTTAttgcccttcttgtttttccccttttttctacttTTATTAACTTCTCTCTTTAATACTAtggaagagaaaagagaaaaaaaaaatatatatttcacatatTTTATCCCTGTAACCCTCACCATTCTACTATTCCCTCATGTATGCTCTAACctaatttttttcctttctttttctcccttttcttcttttataatttataattttgtGCCAgtgttgtcttttttattttctttagttatatataatatcataAGTTAAGCCTTTCTACCCTTTTCTTACTTTCCCTCTTTTACATTAATCCTATTCTTTATAAATGttgtgagaaaatatatatatatataccaatagcTATTCTATTTTTCCATATTACAATCTTGTGTCTTTCTCCTATCATATTCTTTTCATTTCGTGTTTTAGGTACGGATGCACGTACCGAAGGGCGGAGTTAAGGAGGGCGGGTGGAGGCTGAGACGCGGTCGGAAACAAGTTATCCCTGTTAGTTTGTTCCAGGATGCTAACCGACGGCTAACCGACGGTGTAAACGGAAGAAGTGAAGAGAGCGTCGGTAGAGAAAAGACGAGATCCTACCCGCGGAGATAAGTGCAGTAAAAACCCCTTTCTGTTTTTTCTACCTGTATACAAGCCGAATACCGCTGTTTAGTTGTTAGACTGGGTTGAAAGCtcaggttttttgtttgtttctttggaGAACGCGGTTGtggctaattaattaattaattaatcaataACTAACTCTCAATTATGTTACCACAGCATATAGCTCTGGAAAAGAGAGTCATATCCTAAAAGGTGGTCTGAAAATAATGGGAATTAAGTAGAGTAACCAGGCACAATTAAAATTGCATGTGTATTGCATAATTTAAACAATCTAAATACTATATGACAGCAGAATGAATTTTTTGACTCTCAACTAAAAGGAGAGGCAATAGACTTGTTTGCTGATAGTACTaacactttttataaaatttggATCAGCTAAACTAAAAGGAGAGGCAATATACCTGTTTGCTGATAGTACTAGCACTCTTTATACAATTTGGATCAGCTAAACTAAAATGAGAGGCAATAGACTTGTTTGCTGATAGTACTAGCACTCTTTGTAAAATTTGGATCAGCTAAACTAAAAGGAGAAAGGAAAGGAATAAATAAAATTTGACTAATGTTTAAGTTCGCATGAATAGTAAAATGGCATCAAGATCCCAGGATAAAATTACTTCAAAGAAGGAGAAGAAAAATTCTAAACCAGAAAGAGAAACTATAAACTTTGTTTCACCTCCTAATAAAGCAACCAAagagaaaaagacagaaaatatATCTTTAGTGACCTCAGGAATTGAAGAATCACCAAGCAGTCAAGAGAGTATATCCAGTACGCAGATAACTGCAGAATTCTTAGAAAGATGCCTAGAATCCCAATCAAAAACTTTAATGAAACACATCAACCAGAGTTCAGAAGAGATCCTCGGCCAGATAAGACAGCTGACAGAAAAAGTAAACATGGCGGATGAAAAAATTACATCCATGGAATTTCACGAAAAATTATTaatagaacaaaataaagaaatgacGAAAAAAATCAATGCACTAGAGATGAAACTGGGAGATTTGGAAGACCGTTCAAGGCAGAATAATTTGAGAATAAGAAATGTCCCAGAATCGATTGATCAAGAGAGTATACCAGATTATGTAAACAATCTTTGGAAAGCCTGGGGGATTGAACTGGAGAAATTCAACCATAACATGGAAAGATACCATAGGGTGTTTAAACCCAAAAATATACCAGACAACAAGGCAAGAGACATAATTTGCTGCTTTCAAtcatttcaatttaaataaataatattgaaaATAAGCAGAAAAAAAGAACTACAAGGAGAAGAATTTAAGAATATACAAATCTTCCCAGATTTGTCTTTTTTTACTATATCACAAAGGAAAAAATATGTCCCAGCAACAGCTAtattaagaaaatataatataaaatacacgtGGAGCTTTCCAACAGCTATAAAAGTTTTTACGGAAGACCACCTAGAGGTTTTTGACTCAGTCGATAAAATAACATCTTGGATAAAAGAGAAAAAGTTAACATAAAACAATTTGGATGGACGGCcaaaggaggagagagaaggaaaagagataaataaaaaagcttttttttttttctttttttttttccactatgCCACCTTTCCATCAGCTGGACTGGTTGTACGTTGAACTTTTTCTATAATTTGACAATTACCTGTGAACTGCTAAACCAACCTTATTCATTACAACACttgctaaaattattttttttttaaattctttgccTCTGAAAAACATTGCACTACACTCCCCCTTTTTCCAGATCCAGTCTTTCCATATATGGTCAAAGTGGTTGCCTCCCATACTTTGTTAGAGCTGTTCCAGAAGATGCGTGTTTGGAGATGGTCACTCATTTTATCTATCACAATTAAAGTCCATATCACGGCTatccataaaatacattttggaaatcGGATGCTGTACATAAATGATCAGTTAAAGGATCACTTCAAGCCCTGGCAACCCACATtgaaagtagtcaaaccattttagaatagtttgacttctAACCAAGGGTCCACCAGGCACTAGTCTACACCTCCAGAAGCTCTCTATGTGAGCTGAGCCTGTTAGTACAGGGCTTAGCTCGTTGGCTGAAAGTGATCAactgatgctctcaaccaatgacaTAGCTCTGCACTACAGGGCCTAGCTCAGGAGAACTAACACAAGCTCCTAAGcaagagcttctggctctctgtaAGATGTAGTGAAGGCAAGGAGTGGAGCCAGTGACCTCCaagtaaaaaatgtaattgttcTAAAATGCTTTGACTACTTTAATTTGGAGAGTGCCAGATCAGTCCTGACATCATAACCAATGCAacatgctgtaatggttatgctgcttggagtgtccctttaactgcataTCCTTCCACTTTAACATGTTATCATACTATGTTCATCTCTCAAAAAGTATTTCCAAATTTTCCCCTTACACGTTGAGATCTaccacaaactaaaaaaaataggtTAAATTGAGGATATGTAACTCTTCAACTTTCCTCCAAAACCTTTATCCCCAATAGTAAATAGTTTTTCTCAGATAGAAGAAAAGGGAAGAGTGCAATCTTGCACTATAGAGCATTttaagtatttattatatatgttactGGGAATAAATATTAGTTAATAAATTTGCGGAACTGAATGTTTCCACAGAACCCCAATACAGTATTTGAAACCACACAAGTTTCTTTCAAGCAATTGAAAAACCACTTTATGCAGAAAGTTACAACAGTTACtggatataaaatatatcaatggGGAAATTTCAACATGCTATCCTGGAAGATTAGTAGTTTGTGGTGTCATGATATCATTCTTTAGTGGGGTGTTGTCCACAAATATAAAAGCAGGACAATCGTCTTCACCGTAGACAGCAGAAAAAAAACAGTAAGCTCTCCCATCTTGACCATCGTCTGCTGGAACTGTACAGCATCATCAAACTATTACTAAATAGATATAttgccatttatttttattccacAATGGCCAACTTGCAGATGAATATGGGATACTCTTTGATTTATCGTTTCTTAGTATTTAGCTTTTTTCTGAAAGTTCTTTGTGCCGTTCCATTAAACCATGAAGAAATCAGCGACCAATCGACTTGTACACTCAGACGATCATATTTTCTTCAGCCTCAACTGAAGAAGAACATCTTTTCATTGGCAGAAGAGGTAAGGTAGATAGATAGCTACATAGATAAAGATCaccacattattatttattatattattatattatatttctttatatGGCCTGCTGAAAGGAAACACAGAAAGgtcatcaacttttttttttatagaacctTGTGAAATATATTTAGCATTTATCAATATATCTAACATCAAACTGTTTTTCCTAGGCACAGATGcttgacaaagacacagacaataAAATCTTTGGAAACAACCTCTTCTTCAACATTATGGTAATGGAAAATAAACGACATTTTCAATATTTAAGTGTACATACAAACTTTCAGCAGGACATCTAAATGTTAACTGTCTATACACTACTGCAAAGAGAATTAGGTGGTCAGCATGGCACAGCACTTAAAATGTTTGCTCTATAGTGCTGATTCCCATCCCTCTGTTTACTATGAGACTGAAGTATTTGTGAGAAAATTCTGTCTGACAAACGAAAGTGTTGTTGACTTGTCACCTATGTTTATGTAAAAGGTGTAATTGATCTTTTGTGGTCTGTTGTAAAACACGTGGTCCTTTTAAGGTTTCATCTAGAGGTTTCAAGACAGTCTTGTGTAGATTAGGTAATTCAGCCTCAatcttcccttttttattttgttgcaggATGAAGACTACTGCTCTCTGATGCGAGAAGTAACAAGCTGTGTTATGGAGAATGTTTTGCTTACTGATGTCAGGAAAACATTTCATCATACTGAAGATGCAATCATATTTTTTGGAAATATAATGAGGGAATTAGCAGGCTGTGTAAGTGTaaaatgtctgtatatgtatgccaACGTCAAGAATCAATTAGATATGGATTAACATTCCACATGCCCTAGGCAGATTACCAGCTTGTGGCTCTCCTTATACTCTTAGTATAGGGTGGAGAATGGGGACACATTTGCCCTGGTATCTTCATGGCGCCCAGTCCCCTGTCCTACCTTTGGACCTAGGTGGACACGTTTTAGGTCATATTATGGTTGATCCAGTTTTTCTGGGAACAGTCTTGATTTCGAGCTCCTGGAAGTCCAATAAAGCACAGCACGAGTGAAGGAGCTGTGCTTGCCTATACCTACAAATTTCTGCCCATATAAAAATTTCAGCAGTGGTTTGTGCATGGTCACCTCTGGTTGGCAGACTTCCAGAATTGTCTGGCAGACTGAAACGCATGTGTACTTCTTTTATTCCTGCAAGTATCACAAGTGAAACAATTTGCGAAAGTATTCAAAAGTGGTCCAAGCCGGCTGTATGTCTTCCAGTGTTGACCATATGGGTTAATATGTAAATACCATATAGAGAAGATACTTTCATCTATGTATCTTGGTAGACAAActaacaaatgtatatattttctttgtatgTTTTGTTTCTATATGTATTTCCTATGTAGTGTTAGCCATTatctatccttaaccccttaaggacacatgacatgtggaaGCACTATATGTTAGTGTAGTTTTGTGCTTTATTCTTTCTTATGTTTAGGCAAGGGTGAACTCGTTTTTTTACGTTGCAATTATTGGTTTTGACCTACATTCATGCAATAAGATGTAAAAACTAAAAATTTAGAtctttattttgatataaattaTATGAGTCAACATATTTTGCAGAGACCCCCTAAAATTAACATTTCTATTTACAATCCAGTGACTGTGGGGTGCAGTCAAACGTAGGTAGGTTGGTTGAATATGTCTCTCGTGGCTGCCACCAAGCTTCTTCAACTACTGGCACTTCATCTGTCAGTGCTGTATTCTTGTTAAGGCACAAGAGTAGAACACTGAGGTCTATGACGGATACCACAAGACCTCCTATAGATCACATTTCTTGATGACCAAAAATATGCTTGAATCCCACAACTATCACTTGTGAAGGCTGCTGGGACTGGACAAAAGTTGATGGTGGATCTCTGCTTTTTGTCAGCTTTTATCAAACTCAGACTTGTCCATAAGAGTAGGACATCCATATTTTGTCTTATGGAATCCTTTGAGTAAGTTGGAATttcaattaataaatataaaattaattcataaatatcagggttattcaataaccaCTGGTAAAAATGCATGAAATCCAACTGGATtgtcaattctcatatttactaactCCAAATCCAGTCACAATTTGATTGGTCAACAGGCaaacagttttgtttttcttttttaacaatCCGGGTCCGGATTTCAGTCGTCTGGGAACATTCCGCCtgatttattaaataaccctgtaaatatttCTGAAATACTAAGAAGTGAGAGAATTGCTTAAAAACATAAGCATCAATTTaacaagcttttcaaatgatttaatagtgttaaaaaaaaaaaaactttctaaatGACTACACCACAAAAATGTCCAAGTAAGTTAAGGGTGCCTTCTGTGGATAAAGCATTTGAAAAGTTATTCTGACAGtaatgaatcatttggaaagcttgttAAATTGATGCCACAGTTGGTTAATGGGAACTTATGATTATTaacaagcttaaagggacactatagtcacctgaacaactttagcttaatgaagcagttttggtgtatagaacatgcccctgcagcctcactgctcaattctctgccatttaggagttaaatccctttgtttatgaaccctagtcacacctccctgcatgtgacttgcacagccttccataaacacttcctgtaaagagagccctatttaggctttctttattgcaaattctgtttaattaagattttcttatcccctgctatgttaatagcttgcgagaccttgcaagagcctcctgtatgtgattaaagttcaatttagagattgagatacaattatttaaggtaaattacatctgattgaaagtgaaaccagtttttttgttttttttcatgcaggctctgtcaatagccaggggaggtgtggctagggctgcataaacagaaacaaagtgatttaactcctaaatggcagtgtatTTAGCagtgaatgatctatacactaaaactgctttatttagcttaagtaatttaggtgactatagtgttcctttaactgcagAACCACTTAGATGAAGCGTTCTTGTAGGGAAACTCTGTTAAAACTTATTCTGCCAATGTCTATCTGCGCAATGTACAAATGGGATAACGAACCTTATAAAATAGGATTCTGTCAAatttgtaattaaaaaataatttaactgaTTGTGCtcctttatctcattttttcttttaccaACACGCAAGGGTTTCCTCTAGTTAAATattgttgttgctttttttttccagaaagtagaagaaaaacaaataaagagtAATGTTgaagaaatgaaaaacaaaattaaaatggtATGTACCATGAAACCGAGATCATCATGTTAGCATTATTATAAAGAGACaaataataaaaagttaaataatgacCCAAACAGCGATTCATGACTATTTTGATCCTAAATCCCTCTgtccaacttaaaaaaaaaaaaaaaattattctttatagaaacatagaaacatagaatgtgacggcagataagaaccattcggcccatctagtctgcccaattttctaaatactttcattaatccctggccttatcttatagttaggatagccttatgcctatcccacgcatgcttaaactaccctctcagtaaagtaatacttcctgatattattttgaaacctttgtccctctaatttaagactatgtcctcttgttgtggtagtttttctacttttaaatatagtctcctcctttactgtgttgattccctttatgtatttaaatgtttctatcatatcccccctgtctcgtctttcctccaagctatacatgttaagatcctttaacctttcctggtaagttttatcctgcaatccatgaaccagtttagtagcctgaactctctctaaattatcaatatccttttgaggatacggtctccagtactgcgtacaatgctacaagtgaggtttcaccagtgttctgtacaatggcatgagcacttccctctttctactgctaatacctctccctatacaaccaagcattctgctagcatttcctgctgctctattacattgtctgcctacctttaagtcagcaGAAATAATCAccactaaatccctttcctcagatgttgaggttaggactctatcaaatattctgtactctgcccttggttttttacgtccaagatgcattatcttgcacttatccacattaaatgtcagttgccacaactctaagtttacctaaatcatcacgagtttacctaaatcattagccatttggcttctccttcctggaacatcaaccctgttacatatcttagtatcatcagcaaaaagtcataccttaccatcaagaccttctgcaatatcactaataaaaatattaaagagaatgggtccaagtacagatccctgaggatattttttgttatatttgttgtGCATCATATAACAAACAAGCTTGCATTGCCATGACAGCAGGAGCAAGCAAAATATACCCGCATAGCAAGACAAAGTATGGCATTAATACAACAGCACCATTTTTCTGTTTACGGATGTGTAGAGCCAGTCGGATCTTTGAACAGAGGTAGGTCAGT
This Pelobates fuscus isolate aPelFus1 chromosome 3, aPelFus1.pri, whole genome shotgun sequence DNA region includes the following protein-coding sequences:
- the IL22 gene encoding interleukin-22, translated to MANLQMNMGYSLIYRFLVFSFFLKVLCAVPLNHEEISDQSTCTLRRSYFLQPQLKKNIFSLAEEAQMLDKDTDNKIFGNNLFFNIMDEDYCSLMREVTSCVMENVLLTDVRKTFHHTEDAIIFFGNIMRELAGCKVEEKQIKSNVEEMKNKIKMLGPEGQIKVIGELDLLFGHLRKCAFQKPNFFLHYNLNK